From Paenibacillus sp. V4I7, one genomic window encodes:
- a CDS encoding alpha/beta fold hydrolase, translating into MNTQELTHKKTGFVFINGAGLQSGVWDKVIEGLDYPCLQIDFPNRKGSVESRKELTLGDYVSHLKRQVDAWETPKFVIVAHSLGGVLALRLASELSDRLIGFVAVGAAIPKNGGSFLSVLPFPKRILMSTILRKMGTKPPESAIRAGLCNDLTPEQTSDIVKGFVPESVRVYTDPIDVSVPAVPKLYVKLTKDKEFSLSLQNKMISNLSPQSVQSLDTGHLPMLSDPDGLKLILHNFLANREVTDIPKVL; encoded by the coding sequence ATGAATACACAAGAACTTACACATAAGAAGACGGGTTTCGTATTTATTAATGGAGCAGGCTTGCAAAGTGGCGTCTGGGACAAAGTTATTGAGGGGCTTGATTATCCCTGTTTACAGATCGATTTCCCTAATAGGAAAGGTTCTGTTGAATCGAGGAAGGAGCTTACTCTAGGGGATTATGTGAGCCATTTGAAAAGGCAAGTAGATGCATGGGAGACTCCGAAGTTTGTTATTGTTGCCCATTCACTTGGAGGCGTTCTCGCTCTTAGACTTGCATCAGAACTATCCGATCGTTTGATAGGCTTTGTCGCAGTTGGAGCGGCAATTCCGAAGAATGGGGGGTCATTTTTATCCGTTCTGCCATTCCCCAAGAGGATCCTGATGTCTACCATTTTGCGGAAAATGGGTACGAAACCACCCGAGTCTGCGATCCGAGCCGGATTATGCAATGACCTTACACCGGAGCAGACTTCGGATATTGTAAAAGGATTCGTTCCAGAGTCCGTTCGTGTTTATACAGACCCTATCGATGTGTCCGTTCCCGCTGTACCGAAGCTATATGTGAAACTAACTAAAGATAAAGAATTCAGTCTCTCCTTACAGAATAAAATGATCTCAAATCTTTCTCCACAATCGGTGCAAAGTCTGGATACCGGGCATTTACCGATGCTTAGCGATCCGGATGGATTGAAGCTTATATTACATAACTTCCTAGCCAATAGGGAAGTTACCGATATTCCAAAAGTCTTATAG
- a CDS encoding YafY family protein: MQKSQRLIQLIMMVNARKSFTVKELAGELGLSTRTITRDLQELSELGVPIYSIQGRGGGYKLLQERLLPPISFSESEAVAMFFACQSLDYFSSLPFGDGAGSALHKFYHYSPADVREQIDRLKNRVAIYSPYRLMSPEILQTLLQAIMIRSVVTIDYSSSSGVLKRNIQPIGLYASSGYWYCPAYCFLREEIRQFRADRFLSASLNDSIPCREDIEQKTLLNKPEKDHLEQKVLLLELTKKGVWQLESNTRFASTIQRNEDGSGTAAVPIAAEDVHFYADLVWQLGEEARIMGPIEAIAYIEQKIESMRRLYSRLND; this comes from the coding sequence TTGCAAAAGTCACAGCGGCTAATCCAACTGATTATGATGGTTAACGCCAGAAAGTCCTTTACTGTTAAAGAGCTGGCTGGTGAACTCGGGTTATCTACTCGAACGATTACGCGGGATTTACAGGAACTGAGTGAACTAGGCGTTCCCATCTATTCTATCCAGGGGAGAGGGGGCGGCTATAAGCTGCTGCAGGAGAGATTACTTCCCCCGATTAGCTTCTCCGAAAGCGAAGCGGTCGCCATGTTTTTCGCCTGCCAGTCCTTGGACTACTTCAGCTCCTTACCTTTTGGCGATGGGGCGGGCTCTGCGCTGCATAAGTTTTATCATTACTCACCTGCTGACGTAAGGGAGCAGATAGATCGTTTAAAGAATAGGGTTGCGATCTACAGCCCGTACCGGCTCATGTCTCCGGAAATTCTTCAAACCCTTCTGCAGGCGATTATGATTCGCAGTGTGGTAACGATAGATTACAGTTCTAGCAGCGGCGTGTTGAAACGTAACATTCAGCCTATTGGTTTGTATGCGAGTTCTGGTTATTGGTATTGTCCTGCCTATTGTTTTTTACGTGAAGAAATTAGGCAGTTCAGGGCGGATCGGTTCCTCTCCGCTTCTCTGAACGATTCGATCCCTTGTAGAGAAGACATCGAACAAAAAACCTTGCTGAATAAGCCTGAAAAAGACCATCTGGAACAGAAAGTGCTTCTACTGGAATTGACCAAAAAAGGCGTGTGGCAGCTCGAGTCCAATACTCGGTTTGCCTCTACTATACAACGCAACGAAGACGGTAGCGGGACTGCGGCTGTTCCAATTGCGGCTGAGGACGTGCATTTCTATGCGGATCTTGTCTGGCAACTGGGGGAAGAAGCCAGAATAATGGGGCCAATTGAAGCTATTGCATACATCGAGCAAAAAATTGAATCCATGCGACGATTATATAGCAGATTGAATGATTAG
- a CDS encoding DUF5658 family protein, whose translation MDVFRQFFISKTLIWLLLLCCSDAFFTDIGLQLAFIEELNPLIRHIYEWHVGGYYFIKLILPLILMAIYPRIPKRVWVQPCLTLTVLIYGAVNVYHFIWLSYGLTYVANG comes from the coding sequence ATGGATGTCTTTCGTCAATTTTTTATCAGTAAAACACTTATTTGGTTACTTCTCTTATGTTGTAGCGATGCGTTTTTCACCGATATTGGCCTGCAACTGGCATTCATCGAGGAATTAAATCCACTTATCCGGCACATTTACGAGTGGCACGTGGGTGGATATTATTTTATTAAACTGATACTTCCTTTGATCCTAATGGCCATCTATCCCCGTATTCCCAAAAGGGTCTGGGTCCAGCCCTGTTTGACCCTCACCGTCTTGATCTACGGAGCCGTCAATGTCTACCATTTCATCTGGTTATCTTATGGATTGACTTACGTTGCAAATGGCTAA
- the modB gene encoding molybdate ABC transporter permease subunit produces MTQINWAEFAYPIILSLKVAVVSSIFVLLIGGLAAWGMSRRNFRGKTLLETTFLLPLVLPPTVVGFILLVLLGKRSWIGYLMENFFNQSIIFTWGAAVIASIVVAFPLVYQTMKTGFSSVNKDLEDAGRSTGANEWQVLRYITLPLAWRSVTTAYILGFARGLGEFGATLMIAGNIPHKTQTLPTAIYMAVESGDLTLAWCWAAAIILISFGLLLFANHKTKS; encoded by the coding sequence ATGACACAGATAAACTGGGCAGAATTTGCTTATCCTATAATCCTTTCTTTAAAGGTTGCCGTCGTATCCAGCATTTTTGTTCTTTTGATTGGTGGATTAGCAGCATGGGGAATGTCGCGGCGGAACTTTCGCGGAAAAACATTGTTAGAAACTACCTTTCTACTGCCTTTGGTGCTGCCTCCGACAGTCGTAGGCTTTATCTTGCTGGTCTTACTGGGTAAAAGGAGTTGGATTGGGTACCTCATGGAAAACTTCTTCAATCAGTCGATCATATTCACATGGGGGGCTGCGGTGATCGCCTCGATCGTGGTTGCTTTTCCTTTAGTCTATCAAACGATGAAAACCGGATTTTCCTCGGTCAACAAAGATCTGGAGGACGCAGGGAGATCAACGGGAGCAAACGAGTGGCAAGTTCTACGATATATAACGTTACCTTTGGCATGGCGTTCTGTTACGACAGCTTACATTCTTGGCTTTGCTCGAGGGCTGGGGGAATTCGGTGCAACACTTATGATAGCAGGCAACATCCCTCACAAAACCCAAACATTGCCTACCGCCATATATATGGCTGTTGAATCTGGTGATCTAACCCTCGCATGGTGCTGGGCAGCAGCCATAATCCTGATCTCATTCGGACTGTTGTTGTTCGCTAACCACAAAACCAAGAGTTAG
- the modA gene encoding molybdate ABC transporter substrate-binding protein: MLKIRMFSYVSLCFVITAMIITGCASKKEQPAASSTSIPTGKVELTISAAASLTDAFKEIQTNYENKNKQIKLNFNFGASGALQQQIEQGAPVDLFFSAATKNMKTLVDKQLIQPSQQKSMLINELVLVVPADGKVTVQQIADLTNETIKHLAVGEPQTVPAGSYAKEALTNAKLWDTLQAKIVQGKDVRQVLTYVESGNAEAGFVYKTDALTSKNVKAAFSVDPTTYTPIEYPAGIVKATKHSKETADFYTYLQSKEAQDVFVKYGFSIPK, translated from the coding sequence ATGTTAAAAATAAGAATGTTTAGTTATGTTTCATTATGTTTCGTTATAACTGCCATGATTATCACAGGTTGTGCGAGCAAGAAGGAGCAACCTGCTGCAAGTTCAACATCAATACCCACTGGGAAAGTAGAATTAACGATTTCCGCAGCCGCAAGCTTAACCGATGCATTCAAGGAGATTCAAACGAATTACGAGAACAAAAATAAACAAATTAAACTCAATTTTAACTTTGGAGCTTCAGGGGCTCTGCAACAGCAAATCGAACAAGGAGCCCCTGTAGATTTATTCTTTTCGGCTGCGACTAAAAATATGAAAACCCTAGTCGATAAGCAATTGATTCAGCCATCACAGCAAAAAAGCATGCTTATTAATGAATTAGTTCTCGTTGTTCCAGCTGATGGTAAAGTGACTGTACAACAAATAGCAGATTTAACAAACGAAACGATCAAGCACTTAGCAGTCGGAGAACCGCAGACTGTCCCTGCTGGCAGCTATGCCAAAGAGGCATTGACTAACGCGAAACTTTGGGATACACTTCAAGCCAAAATCGTACAGGGCAAGGATGTTCGCCAAGTACTTACCTACGTAGAGTCCGGGAATGCTGAAGCCGGTTTTGTTTATAAGACTGATGCGTTGACTTCAAAAAATGTGAAAGCAGCTTTTAGTGTTGATCCAACAACGTATACGCCTATTGAATATCCTGCCGGAATTGTAAAAGCAACAAAACACAGCAAAGAAACCGCTGACTTTTACACATATCTTCAAAGTAAAGAAGCCCAAGATGTGTTTGTAAAATACGGTTTCTCTATTCCAAAATGA
- a CDS encoding helix-turn-helix transcriptional regulator: MTADISYTTEEISKLLKISKLTVYDLIKKGDLPSYRVGKQMRVDASDLEAYKTRTKGGMASILKKDLAEPPAQLQFHAASSSKQSLVITGQDVSLDILAKHIERHVTNYRPLRSYVGSLDSLISMYKGESDIVSTHLLDGDTGEYNIPYIRKLLTGSSYLVMNLVSRSAGLYVKQGNPKQIYSWADLKKPGLQMVNREKGSGARVLLDEQLRLHGIPYQLLSGYEQEESNHIGVAGKVATGEADFGVGIEKAAYMVGGIEFIPLIQERYDLVMLKKPENLAWIERVKKVLQSESFHNELRPIQGYDLSQTGRILFET, encoded by the coding sequence ATGACAGCTGACATTTCCTATACAACGGAAGAAATATCTAAACTTTTGAAAATCTCCAAACTAACTGTCTATGATCTTATAAAAAAAGGGGATCTGCCTTCCTATCGTGTCGGTAAGCAAATGCGCGTAGACGCATCGGATCTCGAAGCATATAAAACACGTACGAAAGGAGGTATGGCCTCTATCCTCAAAAAGGATCTGGCCGAACCTCCTGCACAGCTGCAATTCCATGCTGCCTCATCTTCGAAACAGTCTCTTGTTATAACTGGACAGGACGTTAGCTTGGACATTTTAGCCAAACATATCGAGAGACATGTAACCAATTACAGACCGCTTCGTTCTTACGTGGGAAGTCTGGATAGCTTAATTTCGATGTATAAGGGTGAATCTGATATTGTCAGCACTCATTTGCTGGATGGTGACACAGGTGAATATAACATTCCCTATATCCGGAAATTGCTGACGGGTTCTTCCTATCTGGTTATGAATCTCGTTTCTCGATCGGCCGGCCTATATGTTAAGCAAGGAAATCCCAAACAGATATACAGCTGGGCGGATCTCAAGAAGCCTGGGCTTCAAATGGTCAATCGTGAAAAAGGTTCCGGAGCACGTGTTCTTCTTGATGAACAGCTCCGTCTTCATGGAATTCCTTATCAGCTGCTAAGCGGTTATGAGCAGGAGGAATCGAATCACATAGGTGTGGCTGGTAAAGTCGCCACGGGTGAAGCGGATTTCGGAGTTGGGATTGAAAAAGCAGCCTATATGGTTGGCGGCATTGAGTTCATTCCGCTTATTCAAGAACGATATGACCTTGTCATGTTAAAAAAACCGGAAAATCTAGCATGGATTGAGAGAGTTAAGAAGGTCTTACAATCCGAATCCTTCCATAATGAGCTGCGGCCTATCCAAGGTTATGACTTATCGCAGACAGGACGCATTCTATTCGAGACTTAA
- a CDS encoding ABC-F family ATP-binding cassette domain-containing protein, translated as MSILNVERLSHGFGDRAIFNDVSFRLLKGEHIGLIGANGEGKSTFMNIITGKLQPDDGKVEWSKRMRVGYLDQHAVLNKGLSIRDILKGAFQYLFDMEQEMNDMYAKMGDVTPEELEQMLEDVGTIQDTLTNQDFYMIDAKIEETARGLGLTDIGLDKDVNDLSGGQRTKVLLAKLLLEKPDILLLDEPTNYLDEQHIEWLKRYLQEYENAFILISHDIPFLNSVINLIYHMENQALNRYVGDYEHFQQVHEMRKSQLESAYKRQQQEISELKDFVARNKASVATRNMAMSRQKKLDKMEVIELGREKPKPQFNFKEGRTAGKLIFEATDLVIGYEDPLSRPLNLRMERGQKIALVGANGIGKTTLLRSILGEIKSLSGSVQKGDNLQIGYFQQEIKDSNNNTCIEEVWNEFPSFSQFEVRAALAKCGLTTKHIESKVVVLSGGEKAKVRLCKLINRETNLLVLDEPTNHLDVDAKDELKRALQVYKGSILLISHEPEFYRDIVTDTWNCESWTTKVF; from the coding sequence ATGAGCATATTAAACGTAGAACGACTAAGTCACGGCTTTGGAGACCGCGCTATCTTCAACGATGTATCCTTCCGCTTACTCAAGGGCGAGCACATCGGACTCATCGGCGCTAACGGTGAAGGGAAGTCCACCTTCATGAACATCATTACAGGTAAGCTCCAGCCAGATGACGGCAAGGTTGAATGGTCCAAGCGTATGCGTGTTGGTTACCTGGATCAACATGCTGTACTTAACAAGGGCCTTTCGATCCGCGACATTTTAAAGGGAGCCTTTCAATATCTGTTCGATATGGAACAGGAAATGAACGATATGTACGCCAAGATGGGCGACGTAACGCCAGAAGAGCTTGAGCAAATGCTTGAAGATGTTGGAACGATTCAGGATACATTGACGAATCAAGATTTCTACATGATCGATGCCAAGATCGAAGAAACCGCCCGTGGACTAGGCCTTACCGATATTGGACTGGATAAAGACGTCAATGATTTAAGCGGTGGGCAGCGGACAAAAGTATTGCTTGCCAAGCTTCTGCTCGAAAAACCAGATATTCTGCTCCTCGATGAGCCGACGAACTATCTGGATGAACAGCATATCGAATGGTTGAAACGCTACCTGCAAGAGTATGAGAATGCCTTCATTCTTATCTCACATGATATTCCGTTCCTAAATAGCGTTATCAACCTCATTTATCACATGGAAAATCAAGCCTTAAACCGCTATGTTGGCGATTACGAGCATTTCCAGCAGGTTCACGAAATGAGAAAATCACAACTTGAATCCGCGTATAAGCGCCAACAGCAGGAAATTTCTGAATTGAAGGACTTCGTTGCCCGTAACAAAGCGAGTGTCGCGACGCGGAATATGGCGATGTCCCGGCAAAAGAAGCTGGACAAGATGGAAGTCATCGAGCTGGGCAGAGAAAAACCGAAGCCTCAGTTTAACTTCAAGGAGGGGAGAACGGCTGGTAAGCTGATTTTTGAAGCGACCGATCTCGTTATCGGTTACGAGGATCCCTTATCCAGACCGCTCAACCTTCGCATGGAACGAGGTCAGAAGATCGCGCTTGTAGGGGCGAACGGAATTGGTAAAACGACCTTGCTGCGCAGTATTTTGGGTGAAATCAAGTCGTTATCCGGGTCTGTACAAAAGGGAGATAACCTCCAAATTGGTTACTTCCAACAGGAGATCAAGGATTCCAATAACAACACCTGTATTGAGGAAGTATGGAATGAATTCCCCTCATTCTCACAATTCGAAGTACGCGCGGCGTTAGCCAAATGCGGTCTCACAACGAAGCATATCGAGAGTAAAGTTGTGGTACTCAGCGGTGGTGAGAAAGCTAAGGTTAGGCTTTGCAAGCTGATCAACCGAGAGACGAACCTACTCGTGCTCGATGAGCCGACGAACCACTTGGATGTCGATGCGAAGGATGAACTGAAGCGTGCTCTCCAGGTGTACAAAGGCAGCATCCTGCTGATTTCCCATGAACCTGAATTTTACCGTGATATCGTGACTGATACATGGAACTGTGAATCCTGGACGACGAAAGTGTTTTAA
- a CDS encoding spermidine synthase, with translation MDLLFKEVNHNHEISVYDTPELYGEKGNFRVLEFSNKAIQGAMDLNNPERILFEYPRAIIHLMDFNTPSFEDAFVIGHGIGTIAGHYSEKRFKVAELDDKVVELSKRFFGYRKDNVIVGDGRQILGSEEPLTYDYIILDAFTEKGTPLHLTSREFFRITREKLDSQGSIIMNLMGKGENDQLLNAIHTTLSEEYAYIKSFALPSESAADILNIIIMGRNKPIGFQARHMAGFTQIELGQGYIIRDSSPK, from the coding sequence TTGGATTTACTGTTTAAAGAGGTCAACCATAATCACGAGATATCTGTATACGACACGCCGGAGTTGTATGGTGAGAAAGGGAATTTCCGAGTATTGGAGTTTTCCAATAAGGCTATACAAGGTGCGATGGATTTAAATAATCCCGAACGAATCCTATTTGAATATCCGCGGGCTATTATCCATTTAATGGATTTCAACACCCCGTCATTTGAGGATGCATTTGTCATTGGACACGGAATTGGAACGATAGCAGGGCATTATTCGGAGAAACGATTTAAAGTAGCGGAGCTCGATGATAAGGTCGTGGAGTTAAGCAAGAGGTTTTTTGGATACCGCAAGGATAATGTGATTGTTGGTGATGGACGCCAGATTCTCGGGAGTGAGGAACCGCTGACCTACGATTATATTATTTTGGACGCCTTCACGGAGAAGGGGACTCCTCTGCATTTAACATCCAGGGAATTTTTCAGGATAACTAGGGAGAAACTCGATTCCCAAGGGTCTATCATCATGAATCTGATGGGTAAAGGCGAGAATGATCAGCTCCTTAACGCCATTCATACGACTCTTAGCGAGGAATATGCTTATATCAAATCGTTTGCCCTGCCATCTGAGAGTGCCGCCGACATACTAAATATCATTATCATGGGCAGAAACAAGCCAATCGGATTTCAAGCACGCCATATGGCAGGTTTCACCCAGATTGAACTTGGACAAGGATATATCATTAGGGATAGCAGCCCAAAGTGA
- a CDS encoding GyrI-like domain-containing protein → MHAAVTEKQIFGKRIRTNNQNTDKILSLWEEFLRLNIKGDIYAVYNNYSSDFTGDYDLHIGTEEKFTNESSVIIPAGNYHVVEVDNTDPQGVYHTWVEIWNSDIKRAYKADFECYSKDGSIQIFLSI, encoded by the coding sequence ATGCATGCAGCAGTTACTGAAAAACAGATTTTTGGCAAAAGAATAAGAACAAATAATCAAAATACAGATAAAATACTTAGTCTGTGGGAAGAGTTTCTTCGTTTAAACATAAAAGGTGATATATATGCAGTTTATAATAATTATTCAAGTGATTTTACAGGTGATTATGATTTGCATATTGGTACTGAAGAGAAGTTTACGAATGAAAGTAGTGTCATAATTCCAGCAGGAAACTACCATGTTGTAGAAGTAGATAATACGGATCCACAAGGTGTCTATCATACTTGGGTGGAGATCTGGAATAGTGATATTAAAAGAGCATATAAAGCTGATTTTGAATGTTATTCCAAGGATGGCAGTATACAAATATTTCTATCCATTTAA
- a CDS encoding AraC family transcriptional regulator yields the protein MTYFPDYLKTYPNMDSSFPFHFSRNTLDRGFRAHRHDYLEFSYVVNGRGAETINDVKHTMTPGTFTFVLPYQVHEIFTDPGEHLVLFNCSFSMDLLMEPGNDQGLSGLFNDTNTLPGYVQLSGQDQQQMSALIEDMYKEYNANERYRQTLLKARLKEILVRFDRYRWKQAGQAEAAEILPLSGAKTSPSVWPIIHYIHRNYQEDLALSDLASRFTMSVSRISEVIKQTTGQTFVHFLHDLRLRHACSLLVSTDMSVTEIALEVGYGSYKTFSRIFRESKGIVPKDYRKAEYGRRVTQG from the coding sequence ATGACGTACTTTCCCGATTATCTAAAAACGTATCCCAATATGGACTCATCTTTCCCATTCCACTTCAGCAGGAATACGCTCGACCGAGGCTTTCGGGCACATCGCCATGATTACCTAGAGTTTTCTTATGTCGTCAATGGCCGAGGAGCAGAAACCATAAATGATGTGAAACATACGATGACACCAGGCACTTTTACGTTCGTACTGCCCTATCAGGTGCATGAAATTTTCACAGATCCGGGGGAGCATCTAGTCCTGTTTAACTGCTCTTTCAGTATGGACCTGCTTATGGAGCCAGGGAACGATCAAGGCTTGTCCGGCTTGTTTAATGATACGAATACCCTGCCAGGCTACGTCCAACTGAGCGGGCAAGATCAACAGCAAATGAGTGCTCTCATTGAAGATATGTACAAAGAGTACAACGCGAACGAACGCTACAGGCAGACGCTGCTGAAAGCGAGACTGAAGGAAATTCTTGTTCGGTTCGATCGTTATCGTTGGAAACAAGCGGGACAGGCTGAAGCTGCAGAAATATTGCCGCTCTCAGGGGCGAAAACGAGTCCTTCGGTTTGGCCAATCATCCACTACATCCACCGGAACTATCAGGAGGATCTGGCCTTGTCTGACCTCGCCTCACGGTTCACGATGAGTGTATCCCGCATCAGCGAGGTCATTAAACAAACGACTGGCCAAACGTTCGTTCATTTCCTGCACGATCTGCGATTGCGCCATGCGTGCAGCCTGCTAGTATCCACCGACATGAGCGTGACGGAGATTGCTTTAGAGGTTGGGTATGGCTCGTACAAAACATTTTCCCGTATTTTTCGAGAAAGCAAAGGCATTGTGCCGAAGGATTATCGCAAAGCCGAGTATGGTCGGCGAGTGACGCAAGGATAA
- a CDS encoding Gfo/Idh/MocA family protein, with translation MGSVNKIRVGIIGAGNIGGVHIREFSKLANLCEITAITDAYLPLAEARAQEHGIPYVPATPEELIQSANVDAVIIGVPNMHHASLAVQAIEAGKHVLIEKPMGINAEAAKQIYKASQASDKVVMIGHQMRWESVPLQIKEQVDAGELGKIYTAKTGWFRRKGIPGWGTWFTKMEESGGGPLIDIGVHMLDLALYLMGNPKPVSVSGATYAEFGPRRKGIGTWGTPNWNGTYDVEDLATALIRMEDGSTLTLEVSWAVHMDTDNTPFVHLMGTEGGASYRGANGKLLTEKFNKAIETDLKKPDDDEGERLRLSLHFLDCIREGKQPITSALSGYTNNLILDAIYESSRTGNEVKLNWNE, from the coding sequence GTGGGAAGCGTTAACAAAATTAGAGTAGGTATTATTGGAGCGGGGAATATTGGCGGGGTTCATATTCGTGAGTTTTCAAAGCTAGCCAATTTATGTGAAATTACGGCGATTACGGATGCCTATCTGCCACTCGCGGAGGCACGTGCGCAGGAACACGGTATTCCTTACGTGCCGGCAACCCCTGAAGAACTTATACAAAGTGCGAATGTAGACGCTGTAATTATCGGTGTGCCTAATATGCACCATGCTTCGCTTGCTGTACAAGCGATTGAAGCAGGCAAGCATGTGCTGATTGAGAAGCCAATGGGTATCAATGCGGAAGCGGCCAAACAAATTTACAAAGCCAGTCAAGCATCAGACAAAGTCGTCATGATCGGTCATCAAATGCGTTGGGAATCCGTACCCCTTCAAATCAAGGAGCAGGTGGATGCGGGTGAACTCGGCAAGATTTATACAGCGAAAACAGGTTGGTTCCGCCGCAAGGGTATTCCTGGTTGGGGCACCTGGTTTACGAAGATGGAGGAGTCAGGCGGGGGCCCGCTGATTGATATTGGCGTTCATATGTTGGATCTTGCCCTCTACTTGATGGGGAATCCGAAGCCAGTGTCGGTATCGGGCGCTACGTATGCTGAATTCGGGCCTCGTCGCAAAGGAATCGGAACTTGGGGTACACCGAACTGGAACGGTACGTACGACGTCGAAGATTTGGCCACTGCTTTGATTCGCATGGAAGATGGCAGCACGCTGACGCTGGAAGTGAGCTGGGCCGTGCATATGGATACGGACAATACACCGTTCGTTCACCTGATGGGAACAGAAGGCGGAGCGAGCTATCGCGGAGCTAACGGTAAGCTGTTAACGGAGAAGTTTAACAAAGCGATCGAGACCGATCTGAAGAAACCGGATGATGATGAGGGTGAACGTCTGCGCCTCAGCCTTCATTTCCTAGATTGCATTCGTGAAGGCAAACAACCGATAACATCGGCACTCTCCGGCTATACGAACAATTTAATTCTCGATGCCATTTACGAATCTTCACGAACAGGGAACGAAGTGAAGCTGAACTGGAACGAATAA
- a CDS encoding sugar phosphate isomerase/epimerase, whose amino-acid sequence MLRGLTGAGLGKLESNEQFIELAAKYGFEAVDIDALGLVESYSVDGARELLHKHGLVIGSIGLPVEWRGTEETFLAGLPKLTQAAAAAAALGCTSCCTYVLPSTDLGAAHFMALATRRLRTCAQILGAYGIRLGLEFVGPHHLRTRWKHPFIWTLDETLDWIDAIGESNVGLLFDAYHWYTNGLTVTDIEKLRAEQIVHVHINDAPDVPVDQVLDNGRLYPGEGVIDLAGFLQGLQRIGYKGAISQEILTATPPTESPESLVQRSKAGFDKVYAAAGI is encoded by the coding sequence ATGCTTAGAGGATTAACGGGGGCTGGACTCGGCAAGCTTGAAAGTAATGAACAATTTATAGAGTTAGCGGCAAAATATGGCTTCGAGGCCGTCGATATCGACGCTCTTGGTTTAGTAGAGAGCTACAGTGTAGATGGGGCACGTGAGCTGCTTCATAAACATGGCCTTGTCATTGGTTCCATCGGTCTGCCGGTTGAATGGCGAGGAACGGAAGAGACTTTCCTTGCAGGCTTGCCGAAGTTGACACAAGCAGCAGCCGCTGCTGCAGCACTTGGATGTACGAGCTGCTGCACGTACGTGTTACCTTCAACAGATTTGGGCGCTGCGCATTTCATGGCGTTAGCTACACGCAGACTGCGTACTTGTGCTCAAATCCTAGGCGCCTACGGCATCCGTCTTGGACTAGAATTCGTTGGTCCGCATCATCTGCGTACCCGCTGGAAGCATCCGTTCATCTGGACGCTGGATGAGACGCTGGATTGGATCGACGCCATTGGCGAGAGCAATGTAGGCTTATTGTTCGACGCGTATCATTGGTACACGAACGGGCTAACGGTGACCGATATTGAGAAGCTTCGTGCCGAGCAGATTGTGCATGTCCACATCAACGACGCACCTGACGTTCCCGTGGATCAAGTACTGGATAACGGACGCTTGTATCCAGGTGAAGGCGTAATCGACTTGGCAGGCTTCCTGCAAGGGCTGCAGCGTATTGGTTATAAGGGGGCTATCTCTCAGGAAATATTGACGGCAACGCCGCCGACAGAGTCCCCCGAGAGCTTAGTTCAACGTTCCAAAGCCGGCTTTGATAAAGTGTATGCGGCAGCTGGGATTTGA